A region from the Deinococcus budaensis genome encodes:
- a CDS encoding DUF433 domain-containing protein, which translates to MSLLDRITVDPRQCGGRPCIRGMRIRVSDLLDLLGQGVPEGEILEDYPDLEREDIHAALLYAARYLNHPRLSA; encoded by the coding sequence ATGAGCCTCCTCGACCGGATCACCGTCGACCCGCGGCAGTGCGGTGGACGTCCCTGCATCCGCGGAATGCGGATCCGGGTGAGCGACCTCCTGGACCTGCTGGGCCAGGGCGTTCCTGAGGGGGAGATCCTGGAGGACTACCCCGATCTCGAGCGCGAGGACATCCACGCCGCGCTGCTGTATGCCGCGCGCTACCTGAATCATCCGCGTCTGAGCGCCTGA
- a CDS encoding HNH endonuclease codes for MDEDRALLAGLLRHEAKANTYKFALVRALNDLALEHPLEAARDVVVPLRRVAERWLVFYWPFVGNRPVYQGARATRDGQQRQDISFREALTTLRGAWEALPHTRADPADGALLLAAYRAGRGQLPPALQAMTVHVLGRVARAVRQPVRYAGPGGQHGVFSPPAAARDLAGQPLPGTLPEELAFTVPGALWGTLQAMSLWVEALCVHEWSLFVERVEQAPAVTRGEVFSLLSASPAARLPLTWERHHVRLLMLEGQGFHCPWTGTRLVPGAFDLDHIIPVSVHPINELWNLVPSDPAHNMHVKRDRIPNAHRLGQALPELTATYQGYGQAAPLAQALEADASARFGLPLAPPLLARRVVQMAAAVAEARNVPRY; via the coding sequence ATGGATGAGGACCGGGCCCTGCTCGCGGGCCTGCTGCGCCATGAGGCGAAGGCCAACACCTACAAGTTCGCCCTGGTCCGCGCCCTGAACGACCTCGCTCTGGAGCATCCCCTCGAGGCGGCCCGGGACGTGGTCGTGCCGCTGCGCCGGGTCGCCGAGCGCTGGCTGGTCTTCTACTGGCCCTTCGTGGGGAACCGGCCGGTCTACCAGGGCGCGCGCGCCACACGCGACGGCCAGCAGCGGCAGGACATCAGCTTTCGGGAAGCGCTCACCACCCTGCGCGGGGCGTGGGAGGCGCTTCCCCATACCCGGGCCGATCCGGCGGACGGCGCGCTCCTCCTCGCGGCCTACCGGGCGGGGCGGGGCCAGCTGCCGCCCGCCCTGCAGGCGATGACGGTTCACGTTCTCGGGCGCGTGGCCCGGGCGGTGCGGCAGCCCGTCCGGTACGCGGGGCCCGGGGGGCAGCACGGGGTATTCAGTCCGCCGGCGGCCGCCCGCGACCTGGCCGGTCAGCCTCTGCCAGGAACTCTTCCCGAGGAGCTCGCCTTCACCGTGCCGGGCGCCCTGTGGGGGACGCTGCAGGCGATGAGCCTGTGGGTCGAGGCCCTGTGCGTGCACGAGTGGAGCCTGTTCGTCGAGCGGGTGGAGCAGGCACCGGCCGTCACCCGGGGGGAGGTCTTCTCCCTGCTCAGCGCCTCCCCCGCGGCGCGGCTGCCGCTGACCTGGGAGCGGCACCATGTGCGGCTGCTGATGCTGGAGGGACAGGGCTTCCACTGCCCCTGGACGGGTACGCGCCTGGTTCCCGGGGCGTTCGACCTCGACCACATCATCCCGGTGTCGGTCCACCCGATCAACGAACTCTGGAATCTGGTTCCCAGCGATCCGGCCCACAACATGCACGTCAAGCGTGACCGCATCCCGAACGCGCACAGGCTCGGACAGGCTCTTCCGGAACTCACGGCGACCTATCAGGGGTACGGCCAGGCGGCCCCCCTCGCCCAGGCGTTGGAGGCAGACGCCTCCGCGCGCTTCGGCCTGCCTCTGGCTCCCCCGCTGCTCGCCCGGCGGGTCGTGCAGATGGCAGCTGCCGTGGCCGAAGCGCGCAACGTTCCCCGCTACTGA
- a CDS encoding excalibur calcium-binding domain-containing protein gives MKRLLTLALLSLGLSSAQAPNPGVLTLRFLDVGQGDAVLITSPEGKSLLYDGGRSEPRMQALLRQYAVKSLDLVAASHGDADHIIGLTPAVTLYRPKFFLNNGLAANTQAWGTLVSAAQKAGTQGLVARDQVINLGSVKVTVLAPPPGMPREQNVNSVGLLVQYGTFRALMTGDSETAETQAWLKKYPASFLGPVDVYKSIHHGAKNGDSAAWLAAVRPRNVVIGVGPNNYGHPTAEALALYRRVNAAVYRTDLQGTVTVVVQPGGRFAILTERGAPMPANRSAASPAAAAAPARPPAIPPTPATPGYRSCAEARAAEAAPLRRGQPGYNPALDRDRDGVACE, from the coding sequence GTGAAGCGCCTCCTCACCCTGGCCCTGCTGTCCCTGGGTCTCTCCTCCGCCCAGGCACCGAACCCGGGCGTCCTCACCCTCCGCTTCCTGGATGTGGGCCAGGGGGACGCCGTGCTGATCACCAGCCCCGAGGGGAAGAGCCTCCTGTACGACGGGGGGAGGAGTGAGCCCAGGATGCAGGCCCTGCTCCGGCAGTACGCCGTGAAGAGCCTGGACCTGGTCGCGGCCAGCCACGGGGACGCGGACCACATCATCGGGCTGACCCCCGCGGTGACGCTGTACAGGCCGAAGTTCTTTCTGAACAACGGCCTCGCCGCCAACACCCAGGCCTGGGGGACGCTGGTGTCCGCGGCGCAGAAGGCGGGAACGCAGGGTCTGGTCGCCCGGGACCAGGTGATCAACCTGGGCAGCGTGAAGGTCACGGTCCTCGCGCCGCCTCCGGGCATGCCCCGCGAGCAGAACGTCAACTCCGTGGGCCTGCTGGTGCAGTACGGCACCTTCCGGGCCCTGATGACCGGGGACAGCGAAACGGCTGAAACGCAGGCGTGGCTGAAGAAGTACCCGGCGAGTTTCCTGGGACCCGTCGACGTGTACAAGAGCATCCACCATGGGGCGAAGAACGGCGATAGCGCGGCGTGGCTGGCGGCGGTCCGGCCGAGGAACGTCGTGATCGGCGTAGGACCGAACAACTACGGGCATCCCACGGCGGAGGCGCTCGCTCTGTACCGGCGGGTGAACGCGGCGGTGTACCGCACGGACCTGCAGGGCACGGTGACGGTGGTGGTGCAGCCTGGAGGGAGGTTTGCCATCCTCACGGAGAGAGGCGCGCCGATGCCCGCGAACCGTTCAGCGGCGAGTCCTGCAGCCGCGGCCGCCCCAGCGCGCCCACCAGCGATTCCGCCCACGCCCGCCACACCCGGTTACCGCTCATGTGCGGAGGCTCGGGCGGCGGAGGCAGCGCCCCTGCGGCGAGGTCAGCCCGGCTACAACCCGGCACTGGACCGGGATAGGGACGGCGTGGCCTGCGAGTAG
- a CDS encoding DUF5615 family PIN-like protein, with protein sequence MPENPYWLDAQLPPQLAPWLTQTFGVPAYSASYLGYRDASDDEIFQAAREAGAVVVSKDSDFLDRVTRLGPPPQLLYVTCGNTSTRFLKDVFTRVFSEAHRLLEQGEPVVEIGDR encoded by the coding sequence ATGCCGGAAAATCCCTACTGGCTGGATGCGCAGCTCCCGCCGCAACTCGCGCCCTGGCTGACCCAGACGTTTGGTGTACCGGCCTACAGCGCGAGCTACCTGGGTTACCGGGATGCCAGCGACGACGAAATCTTCCAGGCCGCCCGGGAGGCTGGGGCCGTCGTCGTCTCCAAGGACAGCGACTTCCTCGACCGGGTGACGCGGCTGGGACCCCCGCCGCAACTGCTCTACGTGACCTGTGGGAACACCAGCACCCGGTTCCTGAAAGACGTGTTCACCCGGGTGTTCTCTGAAGCCCACCGCCTGCTGGAGCAAGGCGAACCCGTGGTGGAGATCGGGGACCGGTAG
- a CDS encoding DUF3006 domain-containing protein has protein sequence MSREEQVAPDILASTLVVDAVEGGLARVEREDGHLEDWPLASLPRGVCEGDVIRLRVEGGDLEMEIDHELTRTRRRQAQAQLDALNSGGTAQEIDL, from the coding sequence ATGAGCCGAGAAGAGCAGGTCGCCCCGGACATCCTCGCCAGCACGCTGGTCGTGGACGCGGTCGAGGGAGGTCTGGCGCGGGTCGAGCGGGAAGACGGCCACCTCGAGGACTGGCCCCTGGCCTCCCTGCCGCGCGGGGTTTGCGAGGGGGATGTGATTCGCCTGCGTGTCGAGGGAGGAGACCTGGAGATGGAGATCGACCACGAGCTGACCCGCACCCGGCGCCGGCAGGCCCAGGCGCAGCTCGACGCCCTGAACAGCGGCGGCACGGCGCAGGAGATCGACCTGTGA
- a CDS encoding zinc ribbon domain-containing protein encodes MRTVHHILQLKRHSYPTLQALIRSGQLKGNPKLRLQHDRASGLLYEAKPELLEALSDSTLLYGDVALHTELYRLPSSEYAALVRQSPRFQQHPGLEELSVALRSPTLSVTEAARLLESAVAQEPQPDAQPRLVQPDSLFSAVWDRERLVLQRSGDDWFLVLFFQVQATQPDLFTHRLEVSLDLGSKPLVYASTSEERAHRTQPCETDLIWQVRSRLSPQARRLLDRIVFSWHQAQLQRVSDFLCRHAFYVYAEDLRYKDMKPTFVQRSRRNGVLDFHECWMHTRLQLAGIGLEKVNPRHTSLRCSYCPGHPFGHRDGDIFFCPTCRRRMNAHRNATRNIMRLGMVKAKRWRRAA; translated from the coding sequence ATGCGTACCGTTCACCACATCCTGCAACTCAAGCGCCACTCGTACCCGACCCTTCAAGCCCTGATCCGCAGCGGCCAGCTCAAGGGCAACCCCAAGCTCCGGTTGCAGCACGACCGGGCCTCTGGCCTGCTTTACGAAGCAAAGCCGGAACTGCTTGAAGCCCTCAGCGACAGCACGCTGCTGTACGGAGACGTCGCCCTGCACACCGAACTGTATCGCCTGCCTTCCAGCGAGTATGCCGCCCTCGTGCGGCAGTCGCCGCGGTTCCAGCAGCATCCTGGTCTGGAAGAGCTGAGCGTCGCCCTGCGCTCTCCCACCCTCTCGGTCACTGAGGCCGCCCGGCTCCTCGAATCGGCCGTGGCTCAGGAACCGCAGCCTGATGCCCAACCCCGCCTCGTTCAGCCCGACAGCCTGTTCTCCGCAGTGTGGGACCGGGAACGGCTGGTGTTGCAGCGCAGCGGGGACGACTGGTTCCTGGTGCTCTTCTTCCAGGTGCAGGCCACGCAGCCGGACCTCTTCACGCACCGCCTCGAGGTCAGCCTCGACCTGGGCAGCAAGCCCCTGGTCTACGCGTCCACGAGCGAGGAGCGGGCCCACCGCACGCAGCCCTGCGAGACCGACCTCATCTGGCAGGTCCGGTCCCGGCTGTCGCCCCAGGCCCGGCGGCTTCTCGACCGCATCGTCTTCTCCTGGCACCAGGCGCAGCTCCAGCGGGTCTCCGACTTTCTGTGCCGGCACGCGTTCTACGTCTACGCGGAGGACCTGCGCTACAAGGACATGAAACCTACGTTCGTCCAACGGTCGCGGCGGAACGGTGTGCTGGACTTTCACGAGTGCTGGATGCACACCCGCCTCCAGCTCGCTGGCATTGGCCTTGAAAAGGTGAACCCCAGGCACACCAGCCTGCGCTGCTCGTACTGCCCTGGCCATCCCTTCGGCCACCGCGACGGGGACATTTTCTTCTGCCCCACCTGCCGTCGGCGCATGAATGCGCACCGCAATGCCACCCGCAACATCATGCGCCTCGGAATGGTCAAGGCGAAGCGCTGGCGCCGCGCCGCATAG